Genomic DNA from Triticum dicoccoides isolate Atlit2015 ecotype Zavitan chromosome 4B, WEW_v2.0, whole genome shotgun sequence:
AAGCGAGAAAACACACTGTTTTGTGAGCACTGACCAGGAACTAATGTTGTGTTACTTTCAGCTTCTATTTCACGATTTGTGTGTAATTGATCTGACATGCTGGCTCCAATAACATTTCGATGATCCAGTGAACTTGAAACACTATGATAGGAGCCATGTTTCCACCAATCATTATCAAAATCTTGAGCACAATCAGCAATCGGGATGTAATCACTAAAATCATCTTTCCGTTGACCAATTGTTGATACTTCAGGAACTTCAGGGTATGCAGGAATACCTTGTTGGATTAATACTGGAGCTACTTGAGCTCTTTCCTTGCTTAAGTGCTGATGCTCAGATGTGTGTATCTCTTTGCAGTGGTGACAGTCGATATCATAGTTGTCCTTCAAGTTAGCACTGCCTTGTCGATTTGCCAGAGAAAAATGATATGAAGGGACATTTGGAGTTGAATTCACGTAGTTTCTGTCTCCGCCAGTTGATGCCTGAGTAATATGTTGAAGAGATCGCGAAGTACTGCCTACATATGACTGCTTTTCAGACGACCTAATTCTATCAGTTGGACTGGCAGTCATGCATCCAGAAGACAAGCTACTGTGCATGTAGTCATCAGATATTGGATATGATTGATTTGCAACAACTTGATCTTGGTGATATCCATTTGTCTGAGAACAGGGAGCATATACCTGAGTTGAAATGCCATCTACTGTCGAAACATCTTGGAGATGTGAATTGTTATGATAAGGTAATATCTTTTGAACATGATGGCTGCTGTGGATGGGATCAATTTGGACTCCAACAGGTTTACTTACCAATGGCACTGACAGATTTGATCGTGCCTCAAAATTATGTGGTACAGTTCCACGCATCCTTGTAGGAGCAGAATAGTTTGTTCCAGCTGTTACAATCAAAGTGTGTGATTGATCAGTAGAAATGGGAGAAACATTTGGAGTCAAACTCCTTTTGTCTGGTCTCCCTTTACTGAAGTGGCCTTCTTTCGAATGAGCACTTATGGTGTAGTTGCGAATAGGTTGCTCTACCCTCTTATTATCAAACAACTCATATAGCTGGACAACCTGTCAGTAAGAACAAGTTTGTGTGATTATAGCCATGCAATTAAAAATCATGGATTTTAACTTTTAACCAAGTTCTGTAGTAAAGCAAACCTGCTGGTAGGAAAGGTCAAAATAGAATTTATACATCGTATAGTAATTCTCTTTTATGGCATGAGAGAACTCATCTTCTGCAAGTGGTCTGCACTTCCAAATAATTTTGAATCGAACCTAGAAAAAAACAAATGAATAATTCTTACAGTAGCACACAAATACAATAAAGAAACAGTTCCCAGAACCCAGAACGAATTATAAAGGGTATTTTATATTCAAACGACTGCCTAGTACTGTAATAAATGCAGGGTTTTTTTCTTAACAAGAAGTTTTCACATTTTTAACTGTGTAACTGAAAACCATGAACCCAAAAAAAAGAAGTATATCAACCTGTTCGTCCGATGTCATACTTTGTTTTTTAAGAATGTTCCCAGATGGCTGAAGAAACCACTCATTTATAACGGGTATGTAATGACAGACAACTTTGTGTCCATTGTGTCAATAGTCTTATTTTTTGCTGGGCACCTTACATGATCTTTTGTCAAAGCTATCTTAATTATTAATTGATGTGAAGTGTCAAAACTTAGATGCATGTGTACAAACGCAACACTGAAGACAACGCAAGCTATGCCAAGAAATATAGTCTTGAATGTTCAGCTCGTGACTTTGGGGTTAACTGGTCATTTGCTTTTATTCCACCCAAACATTTGTTTGAGAAGTGCAATAAATTGTCTAAGCCCCTGTGTCTCGTGTGATTAAAAAATCAGAAAGAGCATCTTCATGGCACTAAAAGTTTGAAACCAAACAATTGACAAATATTTGAGCGGTCACAAAATTTCCAACGATAAAGTGTTATTTTTCAGAGATATTAAACTCAGAAGACCCTATATTTTGATAAATTTGAACTGAAGAGGCATATGTTTGATGCAGGTTACCTGTGCAGGATATGAGTGGCCAGAAGATCTAAAAGCAGCTCTGTCAGTAATATCCAGTCCACCATCAGAGGCAGCCTCAAACACCCCGTAAAGCTTGCGTTCGTTGTAGTCAAAGAGAAAGAGAGGCATCCCTTGTTTGACATTGTCGACAAAGGGCTGATACTCTAAAGCAACTCTGAAAACGCCTGAGACAAAGAACTGCTCCCTTGCCCTGGTGCTGCACATGAAGATCGCACCTGCCATGTCCGTGTCTTGCCTGAAGGAGAGCCTCATCCTGACATTGCAACATGAACAGGTGACATCGATCAGAAACAAATCTGTACTAAGTCATAATAAATGTTCGTTATAGCACATTAGCGTGTGATGAGAAGGATTTTTCATCCATGAAACTCATAATTCAGCATTCCTTGTTATCGATGCAAAATATGTTTGTTGCACAGCTAATTCTGCAGGTTAAAAACAGGCCCAATCCCAGGTCATACAATAATGGGAAAAAAAACTAGAAAATAAGATTGATTCGTCCTGATCAAACAAAGGGAACAGAACAAACGCGCAGTGGAATCACGAACCAGACCAAATAGCCAGCGATCTTGCGAGATGTATCTTGTACGTATTGTTCAACGTTGCAGTACACCTTCGATTGCAGACACTCGCAAACCCTCCATCCCCAACCCAAACAAACTAAAAATAGATCGGAACTGAACAGGAAATACTAGGCAGGCGGAGACGCGCTGATCGAAACTGGCTAGCCGAAAACCCTAGCCCCGAGTTGGTGAGCTAACTCTACCGccagcagatcgtccctaccctacCGAATCCAGCCGGGTAAGCAGAGAtgcaaggtcatggtgaactggaaaGGGGAAGGACGCCATACGCGCGAAGGATGAGGCGTCGTCTCGCGCCGACGACGGGCCGGGGCGCGGCGCAGCAGGAGGACAGCCGCCGATGAcaagtgaggcggcggcggcggctgctgctgctgctgcttgtcgTCGATAACTATAGGtttgcggcggcggctgctgctttTGTTTTGGAGAAGGGGGGAATTGGGGAAAAGGGGATGATTCGGCGCGGTGTTTATTTGGCGACGGGTTTTGATTTTAGCGAGCAGCGGGAGGCCGAGGAAGGCGCAAATCGGCCGCCGTCGCGTTCCCTTCTGTATTTGCCGGAGGTGGTTCGTTGTGTGCCTCCGCGTTGCCGCGTGCGTGCGAGCGTCGCGACCGGAGGCCCACCGAAACCCTCCACTGCATTCGGAACAGGCCCTCCTCGTGTTGCGCATATACGCGCATGCACTCACCCAATGCacgcacgcacaccctatccctatgagcacctccgagagactgagccgacatatcattttAAGATTTTATGAAGTCATCGTAGGCACCTCATAATCGAGGGGAACGTCTCATCCCAGTGAACGCGCATCgccgaaaattctgaaataaattcaggataaaTACGAGCAAAAGATTAGAACTCTGATGGGTTGAGGATACCACAATCCACCTAATCATCCAACCATAAATCGGTTCGCAACAATTGGATTGGCTTGTTGCTACTCCTCGATTCAACTAAAATCACAACAAGAATTACGAAACGAAATGAGTAATAATTCATAATTTGATTTTATAGACTAATTTACTCGTGCTGCTCGTCAATATCAAATCTCCCTTGCCAATTCATCATTATATATTGCATCTCTGCTAATGGATTCCGTAGGGTATGGATGCCTGCTCGTGTTAGATAGTTCACCAACTCATCAGTTTTAATCAACACATGTTCGCCTGTGCATTATTTCCTATTCAATTCTGATCTAGGAGTATTTGTGTTTGTTTGTTTGGGTGTTGAGGTTGGAGGGTTGCGAGCATCTTTAACTGACATGGTATACTATGGAATAGATCATTCATCCTTCCAAAATACATCTTGTATGTTTCCTTTGTTTGATCAGAAAAAACCACTCTTTATTTTTTGGTtttgtttacattgcaatcttaaaCAAAGGATTAGATCTATTCACTTTGCAACAAATATGTTTTGGCATTGATGTCAAGGATCTAATGAATTATGAGTTTCATAGATTAAAAAAATCGTAATCATCGCACGTTGAGTGTGACATAACGGAATTTGCGATTTAGTATAGATTTGTTTCACATCATGTCACCTGTCTACGTTGCAATGCCAGAATGAGGTGTGGGTTGACTAGGCTCTCCTTCAGGCAAGACGCCAACATGACAGGCACGATTTTCATGACCCAGAGCAAGACAACGGAGTACTGTTTTGGCTCCAGCAGTTCCAGACTTCTATTAAAGTATTAGGACTTTGTAGACAATGTGAAACAAAGGATGCCTTTGTTTCTTTTTCACTATATAAGAGCACAAACTTTACTAGTATTTGAGGCCATCTCTGATGGTTGGCTCAATATTACTGAGTGTTGCTTTTATATTAGTTTGGCGCTCGTGTCCTGCACAAGTAACCTGCATCAAATATGCCTCCGCGGTTCAAATTTATATAATATAGCATCTTCTGAGTTTAATACCTTTGAACAATAACACTTAAAAGTTGGTAAATTTTTTGACCGCTCAAGTAATTCTTAATTGTTTGGTTTCATACTTCTAGTGCCATGGAAGAGGCTCTTTCTAAACTTTTAATCACATGAGATACACAGCCTTAGAAATTTTGTTACACTTCTCAATCAAAATTTTTAGTTGAGTAAAAGCAAATGACATGTCAACCCAAACATAAAATGTTATTTATGGTACTTACCGAAGTCCACATCTGTAAGCAAACAAAAATCGAGCCAGATCAACGAGGAATTGGCCTCCAATACAATCGTCATGCACGCTTTCCCAACCATCTTATCCTCTTCAAGGGGAAAGAAATCACCACTGCAAAAGAATAATTTAGTCATCAAGTCGCCTCGACCTCGTCTTCCACTCAACGCTCTACTACTACTCTATTGTTCCCCATCTATCACTATGTTGCACAAGGAATCACATGACCTTTAATGAATCTGGCATTGAGATGCATTAGATCTGGTGGTTTTTGAGTCATCATAGATCGGGAATAAGGTGGTAAGATGTTTGGGGAGGAGGCATGAACTCAAAAATAGATCCATGAACCAAAGAAAAGAGAGGATGAACGAGATGAAAATCATGGTTGATTTTGGGTGAGGAGGTTAGTAGATGGACAATGAatagggaggcggcggcggtgaggggaaGAATATGTGCTAGGGTTTGGCTCAAGAGTTGATTATATAGGAGGACATGATGTATATAAACATTTGGGtccatttaaaaatattcatgatgtaATGCCACAAAAATGGAGACCTCTAAAACTTTCTGCTTTTGCGACAATATATGTGGACTCGAAATAAAATGGGTGGGAAGGCAATAAGACAAGTATCAGCCAGAAATCCAGAAACCCTGGCCCAAATCGACCACCATTCCTTTGTTATATGTGGGCCTATGGGTGCAAACCTGCCTAAACCTATAAGGTACTCCATGCCCAATACCCATGGTCAAAATACACGGGCAAAAAAAGTACTCCATGCCCATTTTTTTAGTTCTATTATGGTATGGATGAATAAATAGTTGGAAGGGGGTTGGCGGCCCTTGATGGCCCATGCGACCTAGTTGCGGCCACCATGCTCACGGTGCGTGGGGTATGGGCCTTGTTTGTAGGGCTTTGTCATCTGACGTCTTGTCCTTAAAAacatctttatttatttttttatttccttgTGAAGTTTATTACTAGCACATAAACAACACCAATTTGCAAAATTTCTCGGAAAATGGCGTAATTAGAAATAAAATTTATTGAAGACACGAGATTTGAGGGAAAAACATATGCAAAGTGATCAAAAAATTAGATATGTTTGTATCATCTTGCATTGCTAACACTCATTTCATTGAATCACTCTTAGACCAATTGCCCCCAATCAACTTGTTGATGTTCGTCGACGACTTGTTCGCCAGTTATCGAGTTATTTTCTAGAAAACCACCCAAATGAACATCTCATCCAAAGATTCAACTCCATATCTAGTCAAATCCTCCGTTGGTCTAAATGTACCGTCATTTTCCTAGCAAAAATCTCAACCATATTATCCTTAGCATTAAACATA
This window encodes:
- the LOC119291302 gene encoding uncharacterized protein LOC119291302, whose protein sequence is MRLSFRQDTDMAGAIFMCSTRAREQFFVSGVFRVALEYQPFVDNVKQGMPLFLFDYNERKLYGVFEAASDGGLDITDRAAFRSSGHSYPAQVRFKIIWKCRPLAEDEFSHAIKENYYTMYKFYFDLSYQQVVQLYELFDNKRVEQPIRNYTISAHSKEGHFSKGRPDKRSLTPNVSPISTDQSHTLIVTAGTNYSAPTRMRGTVPHNFEARSNLSVPLVSKPVGVQIDPIHSSHHVQKILPYHNNSHLQDVSTVDGISTQVYAPCSQTNGYHQDQVVANQSYPISDDYMHSSLSSGCMTASPTDRIRSSEKQSYVGSTSRSLQHITQASTGGDRNYVNSTPNVPSYHFSLANRQGSANLKDNYDIDCHHCKEIHTSEHQHLSKERAQVAPVLIQQGIPAYPEVPEVSTIGQRKDDFSDYIPIADCAQDFDNDWWKHGSYHSVSSSLDHRNVIGASMSDQLHTNREIEAESNTTLVPGQCSQNSVFSRLSMKQQPLQEVVGSQNSVFSRLSPKQQPLQEITGPSLSQMLNSLSTRTKQWSSGNSTHISKEREIRSENSTLISEKREIRSENMTLISHKREDRALAYDAGKQLAVEQSIDITCPLAELNLPNVVEGKESAEPPFLNFKRRSETVQLDGNLGKETSGKMKRRKLVRPSFGENNNSTNSGKEIEVNGAEDRKHPHFDADGNKFNIDLNKPASTDNDVVKEDGSTILCPVDINIQTEKSCEVNTAHKLNFSDAMEVTGKQDHPVENAAQTGGKVSLDLSIADLDAMDKSKLQAILDSPWLQALDKLRNCKSNNSEVAGSSTCGDDNTLKMETNPDGST